The DNA window TGAAGCTATAAAGCAAAGATTATAGAACAGAGATTATAGATAAAGATGATAGAAGTGTCCAATACACCAATGTTTTCAGAATTAACAGGAAAGCGTCTCTGAAACTAATTTGGGTGCTTCTAACAAAGTTTCCAATATCAATCCCTAATTGACACAATTTTCACTGATACCTATGATGTGAGagcgttggtggctcaggggttaagcacttgacttgcaatctgcatgtcctgggttcgaatcccgccatgtaccaatgggtttttagattttcgatttacatatgtacatttatccgacgttcttacggtgaaggaaaacatcgtgatgcaacctgcacatgtctgagaagaaattcaatgatatgtgggaagtcaaccaacccgcacttggccagcgtggttgactatggcctagtcacccctaacttggggtaggctccgagcccctcggtggggacgtatagtgagctgataatgatgatgatgatgacctATGATGTAATCTGTGCATCATCTCTTTCTGCGATAATTAACTGTAACATACgagaataaatttttttatgtgtctATAATTGGATTAAAAAGTACAATTgcgtttattacatttaaatgcatatgaaaagaaatttattataaatgattaagtataatataaatcactATGGGAACGTTCAACGAAACTGAGATACATTTTAGCGATGAAGTACTTGAATGCAGGCATCGGGAACGCATTTGATAGCCATTAAGTTAAACGCTGCCTCCGCCAGAGGGCTCTCGTGTAAATTTAAACGCTCATTGAGTTGCCAAAGTTAAAAGCAATTCATACatcgtaataaaattacgttttaattacttgtaaattatattttgtatagtaACCGGTTGCATGTTTTATTACCGTGAAATTCCACTGCCGCgttacttgtaaaaaaaatttattaacatattgttgtcttcactttgaaaacacaaaagaatgataaagatatatttttatacaagtgtatAGACAGTCGAAACCTacactaataataaaacacattttgtgGTTCAATTACATTGAAATGTAACGGCGAAAAGTGCattgcggaggttcatttggccacaccaaatggaggttcctgatctctgcctacccctctgggttataGGCGTGAtttgtgtatgtgtgtgtgttacactgaaatattttttcgaacGCAATACTTACACTGtggttaattaaacaaaagaagttatcagaaataaatatcaaattggaaaaaaaatcttagaaaCTGTATTAATGTGTGGTATAACTTTGggatttcttaaatataataagttagTTGCATCGTAAACAAAGGTCGGGTATCAAGCTTTCGTGACTGGCTGACGTCATCGGGCTCTGACGTCAGAGCCCGCTGCGTACATGTGGGTCAATAGAGCGCCTGCTTGCCTGCCTGCCCGGCCGGGCTGCACCCTGTAGCTCGAAATAGGTCACAGTTCTAAAAATACTTACCTAGCTTCAGAtacctttttctttttgtcGGATTACATTTAGGATCTTAATGCGTATTAGCATGTTAGATTatcattaatgtaaaattaaattgggtTCATAAAATAGATATCATATTTTGCTGCTTTTtgatcaatttttatattttcttttaaagtacTTAAGTTGCGGTTAAGCAAATTTTTAGAGTAATAATATTTGCCTTCAAAAGGCATCCGACATTTTCGCCGTGTTCTGAATTGGCAGAGCTCCAAATGTGCTAAGCTTGTACCATTTAAAGAATAACTTAACTTAAGAGCTCCCGACTGTACTTAAGCTtgggctacttattatattaggtTGAGAAGTTAGGTCATATTCACTTGTTTACTTAGCTGTAACAAAGGCCCGTTCATGAACACAAATATGAATGGTccacaacaataaaatgtagtcTATACTTAATTATGTTTAGCCTACGACTTTACTTagtatgttaatttatattgtatttgtttgtttgtttgtgtttGAATTGCCTAGAAGAGGtatttacagcttcaccgggcGTGAGGAGGCTGAGCGCAGATGACGCTTAGTCTAAACCtcgtttttaataatgtatttctcTTTCTTTAAATACTTATCATACCGCAGTTTTTAAGATAAGAGAAACTCACTGGTTAGTTATAGAGAATATCTggagttaattaaatttaatgttaagataaagttaaaatacagtttaatTTGGTAATTTTCGGAGTTTTTTCAAACTAaccatacaaattttaattgtgctgtagaattaaataaaacatatttataagaagtctaaaaataatacagatatttttcatgtattctaataaaatttcattcaattcttttattattcagTCTGGCCGCCGTCGACTTGCTATTGTTTCAGCGGAATGGTTCCTATGCAAATGTATCACGAAATTACGCCGCCGCCGGTTGTTCCGTTTCATTGCAGCAACGTTCCTAAATTGATTTTCGTGCACACAACTATAAGTACATCTGTATTAAATCACTACGAGTTGTAGTGAACTATAAAGTTCACTTAATATCGAAATCGgtgatttttatgattttgcCGACACTGAACTAACTATATACGTCAATGTAGCTGTTTACAACAATGTCGTATAAAAGTTGAAAATGATAGTGTGTGGGTTGTTGTGCATTCTTCTCTaagatttctttaaatatttaagaactaTTCAATCCAAATAAATACCGAATGTTGTAACTTGTATAATTGCTGTATTAACCTCTCGCCTGAGGTCAACGTAGCTGTCGCGTTCGTGGTCCCAAAGAAATGTAATAGCGTTATTGAAGCATTGCGCCCTCTTCTGGGCGATCGTTACAACAGTTATGATTCTATAGCGATTGAAATTAAGATCTTTGATTTTACGCATCACTTCACCAGCTATACGCAATGCTAAGTTTGGAGACtcctaaaaaaaagttattctaCATATATTCATACAAGAGCACCACGGCGCGGTAGAACAGTAAGCAGTGTAGTACTTAACGGAAAGTGTGTATATGAACTATAGTTATACTGCCCTGTCTACTGTTCTGCTTCATTGTACTACTCTGGTATGAAACTAGCATTAAGCATGAAATAGAATTAGTACAACGAATCATTTTATTGAAACTTACTTGATCATTATACTTGTGATCGGTAAAAGTTTcatccaatattttattagtctCTATTTCCACTACTTCGTTGTCAAATTTTGTTCTTGGGTCCAACTGGTATGTGGGTAAATACATTAATGGTGGTCGTCTAAACTCCATACCGACCTGAAAGAAAATTGACAAACCTTACTtcttacgaatattataaatgcgaatgtttgggtGGATGTAAGGATatttgttataaggtatctcTCGAACGGTTCTagggatctcgatgaaatttaaaacagatgtaaaacatagtctggaggaacatATAGGGTGctgagttttttattttttattttaatagggCGACGgtatggagtcgcgggctacagctagttcattgataaaattgtttactacATAGCatacattaaaagtaaaagtccTGGTTCAATACCCGCCATGATGATACATACACGCATAAACGCATATCAATgcgtttttcgattttcgaagAGGTGCATACAATTATCATAATGTACCTGTGATGTTCTTTCAATTGGTCTAATTCCTGGAACTCCAGTAAATCCAAATGAAGTCTTCCTCATCCTAAGCCTGCTGATTGACTTTGGGCCGATATCACCGGCCGATTTCACCATAGACTGACTCTTAAGGACTTGCATTGATACTTTGCTTTTTCTTCTCTCCtccatttttaataagaatatatttttctgatggcgtaaatattattttttcgttacgtattatatgaaaaaattaattaaagtttactatcacatataaattaaatgtagtaTATTTGGTGTGACATTtgcctattgttattttatatgacaaGCTAGAAGAATCATTTCAATCAAAAAAGTATATCGCCTTTTTCTTGTAAAGACCACAGATcgcttggaattaaaaaaatatgttgaacgaaataaaagtttaattaaaatacttttattttaagatgaaAGAACTAAGAAAGATATCTGTgtaataataactaattataatacaacACTCTTAGggcaaattattattagtcgATAACTCGGTCGTTACACAGTATACAGCAGGCGGGGAGTCCCACCATACGGGCTAACGACCAATGAAAATGATCAGTCTATGTAAAGAAAGCGTCGTGCGGAAACTCAGTTGACGAGTGTGTAGCATGGTAAGGAAAAGTAAGGACTATCGCCCATTAAATTCGAGACCTAACGACGAATGAAATTGCGCCCTTAAACTCTTAAACCAAGCCTCTGTACCATTTGTTCCAACTTGTAGGGTTTAGAGGGACCGAATTACTTTTCCGAAAATATGAtgcaaaaaatgttataacacGGTTCTATAAAAACATTGGTTAAACTAACACAGAATAAGAGCAAATAGAGGTTCGCTTGAGGGATAAGGGCACCGACCGCCAGTGCAATGGACTCTATTATTTCAACTTACTACATCTTCTTTCTACCTGATgctaactttataaattaaaaatataactttcttTCAACGTTTTTCTACGAAAAACATAGATTGAAATGAAGACATGGCGAGGTAATGGCCTTCATTTGTTCCATTTTTACATTACGTATAGAAATATAACAGTTTCTGATGGGATTGTTTCAGATTAGAATAGAGCTAAATGAGCATGATGAGAGCAtcgatggctcaggggttgagcacttgacttgtaatctgcaggtcttagGTTCGAAACCCACCatataacaatgtgtttttctattttcgaatttcatatgtacattttatacgaccttacgttgaaggaaaacatcgttatgcaacctgcacatatctgcgaagaactTCAAAGATATATGTTAGTTATGAAGTTAATCAATccgctctgggccagcgtATTTGACTATGGCCCTGTCACCTCTGGCTTAGGGTAGGATCCTAGCGCTTCAGTGGAGATAACTGACTTATTTACTTACgtttttcacttttaatatCTACATCACATTTTTGGCAAATACAGATAAATACTTTATGGTATAAAAGATGatattagtatattaatatgtttattttacaaagcgcggtaactatttaattaaaattacattttaaataataataaaacttaattaaaatattattaaaactgcATCCTCTGTCTCTTTGTGCACAACACGAAAGTCCTAAACTATTTTATGAGTTAACGTATGAAAGTTTTTGATGATTTTGTAGCATTTTAGCTgagaagtattttaatttaaaaacattatacgTTCCTGAGGTTGAAGTTAACAACTTGATACCTGcgacatcaaaataaaatattcatacaaaTACTCAAAGTTATGTAAAGTTGTTTTATACACCTACAATAATATCGTGAAAATGAAAGATTATATAAAGCGatactatgtttttaaaaactctGAAgtaacgaaattaaattatatttttattcttccaCCCTTAGCTTTAACCAATGGAAACCTAGTGGTGAACAATTTCAAGTTACGTTATCTCACAATGCTTTGAAATGCAACTTGTatgttaacataattattatttgcaaaTTTGCAATCGATGACATTAACATTGCCAATAGGTTGGccggtattatttttaataccgtgTGAGGTATGTTCGCTCGTTTTATCAAAGCCAAATATTCCAATACGGacgaaataaacaacaaaaaggGACAAAAATTCTTGaagttttaatatgaaaagaaTGCTTTGATAGCGAACTCACCCCTCCACATATACTGTGAAAACAGatttacacttttttattatttatttcggatATTATACTATTCGgatatttatctaaataactataatcttaaaaacaattataataaaattaattaattttatttttatgcaattATGTAAGTTTATGGTGTCGCGttctattttagttttttatttaaattcaatattttttatagtgaaAATTTGCCAGATTCGATTCGATCACAGACACTGTTTTCAAGTTATTCAATAGAGCAATATTAACGTTATATAAAGTGAGTAAAtgagataaataaaaagaaatgaaaataataatcgtcaatatataagaaattttTCTCCAGGAAAACAGTAATggcattttttgtattttttgcttGACTAAGACTCAACAAGACGCTAATATAACTTGACAAAGGAAATGCTTCACGAACTATTGCTTTGTCAAGtcgtataaaaagtaaattgaaagttttatGTACATACGATTATAAgacattaataaattgaacgactaataaaaataagaaaagatttatttatttttaataatttgcatACCAAAATGATATCGTATGATATATTGAAAATTCCTAATAatgtaaatctatttttttgtgtctgttgttttcaaaattgtgtttcaatattttatttatattacattcaaAAAGTGCtagtttttatcaatattatcttGCCAGAGATGTACATTATTAAGTAGAATTTTAAGGTTAACCTATCGATTACGACTTTAAACTCTTTTATTCTACCCTAATAATAGAATGCttgttaaaagaataaaaatgtatttttgtttgaatagTACTCTGCTACTGCTTTGTAGCTTTCAAAGCTTTCAAAGGTCATTGGCCTTGAACTCGATGCATCACGAATCTACAAACGGCATGTATTATTCCTCGTCGTTTGAAGAATGAAACTTGTctctacaaaaatataaagtgcTATTGTAACATCACGACATTgtcaagatatttgaatagaaattgtaaaatgtttagtaaattttcaagttttattGGTTATTTCCAAATGTTTATTCAAATGTGAGCTTCACAacttataatttgaatttatttttagtatatagTCAGCACTTTGACcaccataaaatataaaagtaaattggtAGGTActcaaaattgtaataatatctACGTAATATAACGCAAcatgtaatgttatttatgaataaaagtttttaaatttaaagtacatATAGCTTTAACGGTaagacatctatatatataaaagaaagtcgtgttagttacactatttataactcaagatcagtcgaactgatttagctgaaaattgatggggataggaacttttttatcttgtgtgcattttttttattccgcgcggacggagtcacgggttaaagctagttcattataaacaaaagcttacatatgtacacaaatgagtttattagttaaaatgtCAAAGAGAAAAATTTTCCCACAATTTCAATCTTGATTAGAGTTCTTAcgtaatttgaaatttcatatcaatatatTGGGCCAAAGACAGTCAAGTCTTTATAGAAAGTAACGAAGTTACAACATCAGACGTTTACAATAAgtttgtattgaaatttttgtgTCCCCGAGGTACAAAGGGAAATTGTTTTCCCACTGAAGCGTCGTAACAGCCATTCGATACAACTTTTTCTGTTGTTATTATCAACTAGACATGATTGCTTTGTTGAACTAATCCTATGTCAGAATTTGAGGCcttacacaaaataaaatagcaatcGCTCTCGACTTCGTACACATGTAGGTAACCAcgataattgtaattattttcaccaaaatgtatttgtatcACGTTTAAGATTTTGCTAAAGGAAGATCATTTCTCTATACAGTCTTTCAAACgccattttatatatttactttgtattgAGTAAACTcttaatgtaacaaattaaaagtcCTTTACTAAGGTAACAAGTTGTAGgataaatgtgtaaattttaGTCGGCATCGAAGCGTGTAATGGCTAGCCTTGCTGGACTAATTACATTGCTGAAGCCGGGCTTAGGGCAAGTAATTTAAAGCTCCTTCATACTGACCTTAGTCATGACCGTATTTTAGTTCCAGTAAATTAACAACTATCACTGGACTTTTGAGCCTTACTTATGTACCtatagtttttatatgtttata is part of the Papilio machaon chromosome 4, ilPapMach1.1, whole genome shotgun sequence genome and encodes:
- the LOC106718380 gene encoding dynein light chain Tctex-type protein 2; translation: MEERRKSKVSMQVLKSQSMVKSAGDIGPKSISRLRMRKTSFGFTGVPGIRPIERTSQVGMEFRRPPLMYLPTYQLDPRTKFDNEVVEIETNKILDETFTDHKYNDQESPNLALRIAGEVMRKIKDLNFNRYRIITVVTIAQKRAQCFNNAITFLWDHERDSYVDLRREVNTAIIQVTTFGIYLD